GAACCAGCATTACGAACCGGCACAAAAGCAATCTgctaaataaacaacaattatATATGACCTTTAACAAGTTTCGATTGATTAAAATTTCTATTAGTTTCAGAGATTGAGCATACAACCCCCTCCACATCTCCCCTTCCATATATAAAGAACAAGACGAAGTAACTAAACACTCTTTGGTGTAATAATATTGTaggtagggatgcaccgaaatttcggccgccgaaaattttcggccgaaatagcattatcggtttcggccgaaacgtaagaaagcgccgaaaataaaagccgaaattgtcgccacgcctctcccatcctcccgtctcgttcgcgctgtcattacgcattaaacacggagtatgtcggcggtttggaagcactttaaagtttcagatgaggacagcaaagttgcaataaaccaccctttttttttaatacaaacaaaaagaaaatattttaaacatgttttttaataaagccaGTTTCGGTTttggtatcggttttcggccaagtgcatccaaaaatttcggtttcgttttcggcccagaattttcatttcggtgcatccctaattgtAGGCATTGTTTAGACCTTAAAATCCACAATATTTGTAACAATTTTTTGCTCtaaatttaaagttttaataaatagtgtgagacatactttttttattatatgatgaactgaatttaatttcaTTCGAACCAACTTTacaaacatgactaagcaaaataaaaaaaaataaataaagcccaCATAGGCAAATAAATAGCACAGTTTCATaagatcacatgtttttatggttgtttctgagacctaataataataatatgcacagATTGTGTGTTCTAAATTTTTGCAAAAATGAAACATCAGATAAAATTGATGGCTAAATCGTTCATCGTTGACGCAAACAGGCAAGACTtctgtataaaaatagaaattgtacatgttaacttttttattttttattttatcagtcAGTGACTAAGTCTGTGTTGTCGTCACGGATCTGTGTCAATTAATATATACATGTTTTGGTTTCCTGATAATTTGCGCTGTAGCCATGTCACCATCCTTTCGTtggttcatttctttaaaatagaatgttttattttttactcttgCACCACAAAATAATAACCGCGTCGTCACTGTGACCGGTTTCCTCTTGTAGCCCTTTGAAGAAGCGTCCATGGCAGCCAGAGAGCAGTACAAAGTGGATAAGAAGGCGTACCAGGATCAGCTGACGCCCGCCCAGTCTGCAGCTATCGCCGAGGAGAAACGACAGAAGATGGCGAAAAGAAAAGCAATCAGGAAGAAGAGGGTGAGTGAACGCTCAGGCTCGTCAGTAATGCCTGCTTCAGTGTGAATGAAGTGAATGCTGCTCACCCAACAGGATTGTGTAAATATTTCTGATATCGcagttattatataattttattatatatgtattatagATATCCTGAAGCACTTGATTTTTAGCAAAACGACCAGACATCACGGAAAGCAAACAGCATAAAAAACACTGCACCGTGCACCAGATTGTTTATTTAGTTATCGTGACAGCTGATCACGTGACTATGGTTGCAAAGAGTGGTTTACTCAGGTAACCGTAGGCTTCTCTCATCCATAAGGTGTTTCTACCCACAAACTGTCACTCTGCAACTAAATAGGCTGTTATGTGTGAaattcccaggagatcagcatgTTATGTAATACTATTCATcccatctggcaccaaaaaCAATATCACGGGCAACATTAGAAATGTGCAGTTTAATTGATCATTCAATTTAAATGTGTTGATCGATTCTATTAATTGATGAGTCCTGTTTTAGATTTGGAATCGATTCATATACgtttttcagttatttaagTAAGTGTTTAAATGCTAAATGCTCTACAAGTTAAGAGTTCATAAACATATACCACAGCTTTAGCTGAAAATACAAACCGGTTCCATCATCTGCAAAAACCTCACGTTGCTTCTTCTTTGGGTTTTTATGCACAGTTGGTTCGATACCACCCCCTACTGAACTGGAAATTATGAGACATgggatttaaacaatttaacttttaaaaaatatataagaaatgtaaacatttgAGACAAATCTTACAGTAAACTATATTGCTATTAAATTCAATGAAATGGACAATCTCTGTGtttagcatgtactgtataagatcACAGTGTTCCCGTGTCTGATGTTTGGTGTAAACAGGAACAGGAGCACTTGACCTGTACAGTATCTGCATGACTTTACACACTGTACTGCTGCCACACAGTTGGCTGaagtaattgttaaaaaaaaaaaaaaaaaacttctcacAGTAAAACAGCAGACGTACTAAAGACTCTGACAGTCACGTACCGTAGGTGTTTTAAACGCTCTGATATTAACCCACATTTGAACTTCTGACCCCTCACGTGTGTAACCTAATATTTTGGCAGTTGCTGTCATATCAACTcagaatttttttacttttttttttactgccaaggtgaatagtttttatttatttattttttattctattttatttttttacttcagtaatATGAACTTAAATCTTCCAAAAGAGGAAAATTGGCAGTagcctaaaaatattttataaataatttaaatagtaGTTGTACTTAAAGGTCtgatattttactatttttttaacaagttaacacagatctcagatctttttattattattattattattattaattattattattattattaatatatatattttgcaagtGTAGGAATTGAACAGTCTCGGCAAGCCCAAACGCCCCAGATCAGCCTTCAACATCTTCATGGCAGAGCACTTTGAAGAAGCTAAAGGAAGCTCTATGACGGTAAAGATCTGTCTCTGGATAtgataattttttctttaaagtttaaaactaaAATCTGTTCGGGATTTGTAACTTTTAAAGTTGTTTCTTCTTCCAGGGAAAAATGAAGTCTCTGTTCGATGACTGGAAGAGTCTGTCCTTGTCACAGAAACAAGCAAGTACCATTTCAGTGCTGCTATATATCTATCTAAGATCATATTAAATTGATACACatctgctatttatttatttatttatttatttacgatTTTGTGTTTAGATATATATGCAGCTTGCAGAGGATGACAAAGTACGTTATAAAAATGAGATCAAGACATGGGAGGAGCACATGGTTGAACTCGGGAGGGAGGATTTGGTTCGACGGAGGGAGTCGAGACGTAAGAAGGCAGCGACGAAAAGCGGCAAAAAGAAATCTAAAGTAAAGGTGTTAAAGGCCACAGCGCCTGCCAAGAAAACAGCAGAGAAAAAGACTGCTACTGCTAAAACGAAAACTCCCAATGAGTAGCACTAAAAAGTGAGAGATTGCTTATGTTTAGTTGGAAgggctgcatttaaaaaaaaaaaaaaagaaagaaaaaggtgcacaccgtcctaataaaacatttcccctgATTAGTGCTGCTTGTTCATGGTGTTAACAGCAAGAAGTATTTGGAACTGTGAC
The DNA window shown above is from Clarias gariepinus isolate MV-2021 ecotype Netherlands chromosome 14, CGAR_prim_01v2, whole genome shotgun sequence and carries:
- the tfam gene encoding transcription factor A, mitochondrial — protein: MAPFNFVTVGANLLARSLGLFSSAVTVRCSCVAPALKHFSTTAGPPKRPLTAYMRYVKEQQPIVVRQNPEVKIVDIVRKIAQQWRTLTPEEKRPFEEASMAAREQYKVDKKAYQDQLTPAQSAAIAEEKRQKMAKRKAIRKKRELNSLGKPKRPRSAFNIFMAEHFEEAKGSSMTGKMKSLFDDWKSLSLSQKQIYMQLAEDDKVRYKNEIKTWEEHMVELGREDLVRRRESRRKKAATKSGKKKSKVKVLKATAPAKKTAEKKTATAKTKTPNE